The following are from one region of the Paenibacillus sp. JZ16 genome:
- the tkt gene encoding transketolase yields MTTEHNQTIDNLSIATIRTLAIDAIEKANSGHPGMPMGSAPMGYQLFAKTMNHNPDQPAWINRDRFVLSAGHGSMLLYSLLHLSGYDLSIEDLKQFRQWGSKTPGHPEFGHTAGVDATTGPLGQGVAMAVGMAMAEAHLGATYNKDGFNVVDHYTYAICGDGDMMEGVASEAASLAGHLKLGKLIMLYDSNDISLDGELSLAFSENVAKRFDAYGWQVLRVEDGNDLPAIEKAIEEAKADTNRPTLIEVKTVIGYGSPNKQGKGGHGGTHGSPLGADEAKLTKDFYNWVYEEDFYVPEEVREHFGKVKERGIAAYQAWVDQFAKYKEAYPELAAQFERGESGELAEGWDKDLPKYSADDKAVSTRVASGKALNGLTAGVPQLLGGSADLESSTMTHLNDLASFTANSYEGRNVYYGVREFAMAGAMNGIALHGGLKIFGGTFFVFTDYLRPAVRLAAIMKLPVTYVLTHDSIAVGEDGPTHEPIEQLASLRIIPGLTVIRPADANETSAAWAYAVENTDRPVALVLTRQNLPILAGTADHAREGIKRGAYVVADAKDGNVQAQIIATGSEVQLAVKAQAALAEEGIAVRVISMPSWDLFDSQDQAYKDSVLLPDVKARLAIEMAHPFGWERYVGDKGDILGINTFGASAPGDRVIAEYGFTVENVVSRVKGLL; encoded by the coding sequence ATGACAACTGAACATAACCAAACGATCGACAACCTGTCCATCGCAACGATCCGGACACTGGCGATCGACGCGATCGAAAAAGCCAACTCCGGTCATCCGGGCATGCCGATGGGGTCTGCACCTATGGGCTACCAATTGTTCGCGAAGACGATGAATCATAACCCGGACCAGCCGGCGTGGATTAACCGCGACCGTTTTGTCTTGTCTGCAGGCCATGGCTCCATGCTGCTCTACAGTCTGCTTCACCTGAGCGGGTATGACTTGTCCATTGAGGATCTCAAGCAGTTCCGTCAATGGGGAAGCAAAACCCCGGGTCACCCGGAATTCGGCCACACGGCCGGCGTTGATGCAACGACAGGTCCGCTTGGACAAGGCGTGGCTATGGCTGTAGGTATGGCAATGGCTGAAGCTCATTTGGGCGCGACTTACAATAAAGACGGCTTCAACGTAGTGGATCACTATACGTATGCGATTTGCGGCGACGGTGACATGATGGAGGGCGTGGCTTCCGAGGCAGCTTCCCTGGCAGGTCATTTGAAGCTTGGCAAATTGATCATGTTGTACGATTCCAATGATATCTCCCTTGATGGCGAGCTCAGCCTGGCATTCTCCGAGAACGTAGCGAAGCGCTTTGATGCTTATGGCTGGCAAGTGCTGCGCGTAGAAGACGGTAACGATTTGCCTGCGATCGAGAAAGCGATCGAGGAAGCGAAAGCCGATACGAACCGTCCGACGCTGATCGAAGTGAAGACCGTCATTGGTTACGGCAGCCCGAACAAACAAGGTAAAGGCGGCCATGGCGGTACGCACGGTTCTCCGCTTGGAGCTGATGAAGCGAAGCTGACCAAGGATTTTTACAATTGGGTATATGAAGAGGATTTCTATGTGCCTGAGGAAGTGCGCGAGCATTTCGGCAAAGTGAAAGAGCGCGGTATTGCAGCTTATCAAGCTTGGGTTGATCAATTTGCGAAATACAAAGAAGCTTATCCTGAGCTGGCGGCGCAATTCGAGCGCGGTGAATCCGGCGAATTGGCTGAAGGATGGGACAAAGACCTTCCGAAATACAGCGCGGATGACAAAGCGGTTTCCACTCGCGTGGCTTCCGGTAAAGCGCTGAACGGGTTGACTGCAGGCGTACCGCAGCTGCTCGGCGGATCGGCTGACCTGGAAAGCTCCACGATGACACACTTGAACGACCTGGCCTCTTTCACAGCGAACAGCTACGAAGGCCGTAACGTGTATTATGGTGTTCGTGAATTCGCAATGGCCGGTGCCATGAACGGTATCGCTCTCCATGGCGGACTGAAGATTTTCGGCGGTACGTTCTTCGTATTTACGGATTATCTGCGTCCGGCTGTACGTCTGGCTGCGATCATGAAGCTGCCGGTTACGTATGTACTGACTCATGACAGCATCGCTGTCGGTGAAGACGGTCCTACGCATGAACCGATTGAACAATTGGCTTCCCTGCGCATCATTCCAGGCTTGACGGTGATCCGTCCTGCGGATGCTAACGAAACTTCCGCGGCATGGGCTTATGCGGTTGAGAACACAGACCGTCCGGTAGCGTTGGTGCTGACACGTCAGAATCTTCCGATCCTTGCAGGCACGGCGGATCATGCACGTGAAGGCATCAAACGCGGCGCTTATGTTGTAGCCGACGCGAAGGATGGCAACGTGCAAGCTCAAATCATTGCAACGGGTTCCGAGGTTCAGCTTGCCGTTAAAGCGCAAGCAGCGTTGGCTGAAGAAGGAATCGCCGTACGCGTCATCAGCATGCCGAGCTGGGATCTGTTCGACAGCCAGGACCAGGCATACAAAGATTCCGTGCTGCTTCCTGACGTAAAAGCCCGTCTGGCTATTGAAATGGCTCATCCGTTCGGATGGGAGCG